A single window of Kitasatospora sp. HUAS MG31 DNA harbors:
- a CDS encoding RNA-binding S4 domain-containing protein, protein MAEEQGTVRIDSWIWSVRLTKTRSMAGAACRAGHVRVNGERAKPAKAVRPGDEVRLRQEGRERIVVVTRVISKRVGAPVAAECYLDNSPPPLPREEVPAAVALRDRGTGRPTKRDRRDLERLHGRRPA, encoded by the coding sequence ATGGCTGAGGAGCAGGGGACGGTACGGATCGACAGCTGGATCTGGTCGGTGCGGCTGACCAAGACCCGCTCGATGGCGGGGGCCGCCTGCCGGGCGGGCCACGTCCGGGTGAACGGCGAGCGCGCCAAGCCCGCGAAGGCCGTCCGGCCGGGCGACGAGGTGCGGCTGCGACAGGAGGGGCGCGAGCGGATCGTGGTGGTCACCCGGGTGATCAGCAAGCGGGTCGGGGCGCCGGTCGCCGCCGAGTGCTACCTGGACAACAGCCCGCCGCCGCTGCCCCGCGAGGAGGTCCCGGCCGCCGTCGCCCTCCGCGACCGCGGCACCGGACGGCCCACCAAGCGGGACCGGCGCGACCTGGAGCGACTGCACGGGCGGCGCCCCGCGTGA
- a CDS encoding NADPH-dependent 2,4-dienoyl-CoA reductase: MTAYPHLLSPLDLGFTTLPNRVLMGSMHVGLEEAPNGFERMAAFYAERARGGVGLIVTGGIAPNEAGRPYEGGAMLTTEEEADRHRVVTDAVHAAGGRIALQILHFGRYAYHRDLVAPSPLQAPISPFVPNELTEEQVEQTIEDFARCAELARAAGYDGVEIMGSEGYLINEFIAAPTNRRTDRWGGSYENRMRFPVEIVRRVRERVGTDFILIYRLSMLDLVPGGSTLEEVVELARAIEAAGATIINTGIGWHEARIPTIATSVPRGAFSWVTRKVMGAVSVPLVTSNRINNPELAEQLLAEGHADLVSLARPLLADPEFVRKAAAAEPEAINTCIGCNQACLDHTFSLKITSCLVNPRACHETELVLSPTRLRKRIGVVGAGPAGLAFAVSAAERGHAVTLYDAAPEVGGQLNVARRVPGKHEFDETLRYYRHQLGAHGVELRLGATATAEQLVAEGYDELVLATGVTPRVPEIEGIDHPSVLGYLDVLRDGAEVGDRVAILGAGGIGFDVAEFLTDPGEDAARNPGVFFEQWGVDTEHRTPGGLAEPVRRKAPRTVHLLQRKTSKVGAGLGKTTGWIHRTELKHRGVAMVAGAAYERIDDEGLHITLDGEPQVIPVDTVVLCTGQEPRRDLHQDLLDRGLKPYLIGGADVAAELDAKRAIDQGTRLAAEL, encoded by the coding sequence ATGACCGCCTACCCCCACCTGCTGAGCCCGCTCGACCTGGGCTTCACCACGCTGCCCAACCGGGTGCTGATGGGTTCGATGCACGTCGGCCTGGAGGAGGCCCCCAACGGCTTCGAGCGGATGGCCGCGTTCTACGCCGAGCGCGCGCGGGGCGGGGTCGGCCTGATCGTGACCGGCGGCATCGCCCCCAACGAGGCGGGACGCCCGTACGAGGGCGGCGCCATGCTCACCACCGAGGAGGAGGCGGACCGGCACCGCGTCGTCACCGACGCCGTGCACGCCGCCGGCGGCCGGATCGCCCTGCAGATCCTGCACTTCGGCCGGTACGCCTACCACCGCGACCTGGTCGCGCCCAGCCCGCTGCAGGCGCCGATCAGCCCGTTCGTACCGAACGAGCTCACCGAGGAGCAGGTCGAGCAGACCATCGAGGACTTCGCCCGCTGCGCCGAGCTGGCCAGGGCCGCCGGGTACGACGGCGTCGAGATCATGGGCTCCGAGGGTTACCTGATCAACGAGTTCATCGCCGCGCCCACCAACCGCCGCACCGACCGCTGGGGCGGCTCGTACGAGAACCGGATGCGCTTCCCGGTGGAGATCGTCCGCCGGGTGCGCGAGCGGGTCGGCACCGACTTCATCCTGATCTACCGGCTCTCCATGCTGGACCTGGTCCCCGGCGGCTCGACCCTGGAGGAGGTGGTCGAGCTGGCCCGGGCGATCGAGGCGGCCGGCGCGACCATCATCAACACCGGCATCGGCTGGCACGAGGCCCGGATCCCGACCATCGCCACCTCGGTGCCGCGCGGCGCCTTCTCCTGGGTGACCCGCAAGGTGATGGGCGCGGTCTCCGTCCCGCTGGTCACCAGCAACCGGATCAACAACCCCGAGCTGGCCGAGCAGCTGCTCGCCGAGGGCCACGCCGACCTGGTCTCGCTGGCCCGTCCGCTGCTCGCCGACCCGGAGTTCGTCCGCAAGGCCGCGGCGGCCGAGCCGGAGGCGATCAACACCTGCATCGGCTGCAACCAGGCCTGCCTGGACCACACCTTCAGCCTGAAGATCACCTCCTGCCTGGTGAACCCGCGGGCCTGCCACGAGACCGAGCTGGTGCTCTCACCGACCCGGCTGCGCAAGCGGATCGGCGTGGTCGGCGCCGGCCCGGCCGGCCTGGCCTTCGCGGTCTCCGCCGCCGAACGCGGCCACGCGGTGACCCTCTACGACGCCGCCCCCGAGGTCGGCGGCCAGCTGAACGTCGCCCGCCGGGTGCCGGGCAAGCACGAGTTCGACGAGACCCTGCGCTACTACCGCCACCAGCTCGGCGCGCACGGCGTGGAGCTCCGGCTGGGCGCCACCGCCACCGCCGAGCAGCTGGTCGCCGAGGGCTACGACGAGCTGGTGCTGGCCACCGGCGTCACCCCGCGCGTCCCGGAGATCGAGGGGATCGACCACCCGAGCGTGCTCGGCTACCTGGACGTGCTGCGGGACGGGGCCGAGGTCGGCGACCGGGTGGCGATCCTCGGCGCCGGCGGCATCGGCTTCGACGTGGCCGAGTTCCTCACCGACCCGGGCGAGGACGCCGCGCGCAATCCCGGGGTGTTCTTCGAGCAGTGGGGCGTGGACACCGAGCACCGCACCCCGGGCGGCCTGGCCGAACCGGTGCGCCGGAAGGCGCCGCGGACCGTCCACCTGCTGCAGCGCAAGACCAGCAAGGTCGGCGCGGGTCTCGGCAAGACCACCGGCTGGATCCACCGCACCGAGCTCAAGCACCGGGGCGTCGCCATGGTCGCGGGCGCGGCGTACGAGCGGATCGACGACGAGGGCCTGCACATCACCCTGGACGGCGAGCCGCAGGTCATCCCGGTGGACACGGTGGTGCTCTGCACCGGCCAGGAGCCGCGCCGCGACCTTCACCAGGACCTGCTGGACCGGGGGCTCAAGCCGTACCTGATCGGCGGCGCCGACGTGGCCGCCGAACTGGACGCCAAGCGCGCCATCGACCAGGGCACCCGCCTCGCCGCCGAGCTCTGA
- a CDS encoding PadR family transcriptional regulator, producing MSLPHAILTALLERPSSGLELTRRFDRSIGFFWSATHQQIYRELGRLEQAGLIRPVPQPPSRGQRKEYEVLPAGREALAGWVGEQQDPKPIRDALLLRLRAAAVVGAPGLAAELSRHLELHQRQLDEYREIERRDFPAERAAGENRLQHVVLQAGIQLETFWTEWLAQALAALDEE from the coding sequence ATGTCTCTGCCGCACGCCATCCTCACCGCCCTGCTGGAGAGGCCGTCCTCCGGGCTGGAGCTGACGCGGCGGTTCGACCGCTCGATCGGGTTCTTCTGGTCGGCGACCCACCAGCAGATCTACCGCGAGCTGGGGCGACTGGAGCAGGCCGGCCTGATCCGGCCCGTCCCCCAGCCGCCCTCGCGCGGCCAGCGCAAGGAGTACGAGGTGCTCCCGGCCGGCCGGGAGGCGCTGGCCGGGTGGGTGGGGGAGCAGCAGGACCCCAAGCCGATCCGGGACGCCCTGCTGCTGCGGCTGCGCGCCGCCGCGGTGGTCGGCGCCCCGGGCCTGGCGGCCGAGCTGAGCCGCCATCTGGAGCTGCACCAGAGGCAGTTGGACGAGTACCGGGAGATCGAGCGGCGGGACTTCCCGGCCGAACGGGCCGCCGGGGAGAACCGCCTGCAGCACGTGGTGCTGCAGGCCGGCATCCAGCTGGAGACCTTCTGGACCGAGTGGCTGGCCCAGGCCCTGGCGGCGCTCGACGAGGAATAG